Proteins co-encoded in one Mycobacterium mantenii genomic window:
- a CDS encoding MmpS family transport accessory protein has product MSTFLKRAWVPVVVVVAVALGGIAVDRLRGVFGSDAIFTATGSSAEPLEPSHVKRVTYEVYGPSGTAGSVSYLDKNAQPEQADFTTLPWTFTVTTTVPAVIASLVAQGNSDDIGCRITVNGEVKDERSTAGRHAQTSCLVKAG; this is encoded by the coding sequence ATGTCCACGTTTCTCAAACGGGCTTGGGTGCCGGTCGTCGTCGTGGTGGCGGTTGCCCTCGGCGGTATTGCCGTCGACCGGCTCCGCGGTGTTTTCGGATCCGACGCGATCTTCACCGCGACCGGCAGCAGCGCCGAACCCCTTGAGCCCTCGCATGTCAAGCGCGTGACCTACGAGGTCTACGGACCCAGCGGCACTGCCGGAAGCGTGAGTTACCTCGACAAGAATGCGCAGCCGGAACAAGCGGACTTCACCACCCTGCCCTGGACCTTCACGGTCACCACAACCGTGCCGGCCGTGATCGCCAGCTTGGTGGCACAAGGCAACAGCGACGACATCGGGTGCCGCATCACCGTCAACGGCGAGGTCAAGGACGAGCGTTCCACGGCCGGGCGTCACGCCCAAACTTCCTGTCTGGTCAAAGCCGGATGA
- a CDS encoding mycothiol-dependent nitroreductase Rv2466c family protein, translating to MSPTQRDQTEPKVTLWLDPVCPFSWNTARWLRAVAERTGMAIDWRLMSLAVLNEGRELPPPQQARMRDSQQIGRLMAAIARDGGADGWTAAYFAFGERYFDHSEPVDAKLIAHVLMTVGVGGGAAAAVSDESLDAWIRHQHQAAQDTLGETGGSPILRIGGHTFFGPVLTGVPAEEDAAAVFDAVATLAATPQFTQLQRPRTAA from the coding sequence ATGTCTCCCACCCAACGTGATCAGACCGAACCGAAGGTGACGCTGTGGCTGGACCCGGTGTGTCCATTCTCGTGGAACACCGCTCGTTGGCTGCGCGCCGTCGCCGAGCGGACGGGAATGGCCATCGACTGGCGACTGATGAGCCTGGCGGTCCTCAACGAGGGACGGGAACTACCGCCCCCGCAGCAGGCCCGGATGCGTGACTCGCAACAAATCGGCCGACTGATGGCCGCCATCGCCCGCGACGGGGGCGCCGACGGATGGACCGCCGCCTATTTCGCCTTCGGCGAGCGATATTTCGACCATTCCGAGCCCGTCGATGCCAAACTCATCGCGCACGTCTTGATGACGGTGGGGGTCGGCGGCGGCGCAGCGGCCGCGGTCTCGGATGAATCGTTGGACGCGTGGATCCGGCATCAGCATCAGGCTGCGCAAGACACGCTGGGTGAGACGGGCGGCAGCCCGATTCTGCGGATCGGCGGACACACGTTTTTCGGGCCGGTCCTGACCGGTGTACCGGCCGAGGAGGACGCCGCCGCAGTGTTCGATGCGGTCGCCACCCTTGCTGCAACCCCGCAGTTCACCCAGTTGCAACGGCCACGCACCGCGGCCTAG
- a CDS encoding metal-sensitive transcriptional regulator → MANEVRGGAPIDGGIAGHNQGDIDAVLARLRRAQGQLGGVISMIEQGRSCKDVVTQLAAVSKALDRAGFKIIASGLRDCITSSEDGPAGVPPVSMDELEKLFLSLA, encoded by the coding sequence ATGGCAAACGAAGTACGCGGCGGTGCGCCGATTGACGGCGGCATCGCCGGGCATAACCAAGGTGACATCGATGCGGTCCTTGCCCGGTTGCGTCGGGCACAGGGTCAGCTCGGGGGCGTCATCTCGATGATCGAGCAGGGGCGCAGCTGCAAAGACGTCGTCACCCAGCTGGCAGCGGTATCGAAGGCCCTGGATCGCGCGGGATTCAAGATCATCGCGTCCGGCCTGCGGGACTGCATCACGTCATCAGAAGACGGGCCGGCCGGTGTGCCACCGGTGTCGATGGATGAGCTGGAAAAGCTGTTCCTGAGCCTGGCCTGA